Part of the Pirellulales bacterium genome is shown below.
CCCCGAGCGGGTGAAGGTGCCCGACTACGCGCACCTGCTGCCCGAACCGATTCGCCGCTTCACCACCGGCGGCGTCTACGATGCCGGCGAGCATCAGCATCTTTCGTTCGTTCAAGGCGCCGGGCACGGCGGGTCGCATCCGCACTTGGCGCATGAGTTCATCTCGGCGCTGGTGGAAGACCGCGATCCGTATCCCAATGCGGTGCAGTCGGCCAACTGGACGTGCGTCGGCATCTGCGCCCACCAATCGGCATTGAAGGGCGGCGAGATCGTGCGGCTGCCGGGCTTCACCGTGGCATAACGATGCAGAACAACATTGTGTGGCCGTTGAGACGGGCTTATAGATAAGATAAGAGCGAGTTGCCTCATCTGCCCTTGTGAACCGAAAAACGACTCGATGTGCGGACGCTTTACTCTTCGCAGCTCGATGGCCGACGTGGCCCAGGCGTTTGGCGTGACGCCCGAAGCGGCGGCGCCGCCGCTGTTCAATATCGCTCCGACGCAGACGGTGGCGGCCGTACGAGCGGGCACGGGCGGCGAGCGCGAGTTGTGCCAGCTCCGCTGGGGGCTGATTCCCTCCTGGGCCGACGACGCGGCCATCGGCAGCCGCCTGATCAACGCACGCGCGGAAACGGTGGCCACGAAGCCGGCCTTTCGCCAGGCCTTCAAATCGCGCCGCTGCCTGGTGGTGGCCGATGGCTTTTATGAATGGCAAAAGACCGGCCGCCGCAAGCAGCCGTTTTATATTCGTCTCAAAGACGACCGGCCGTTTGGTTTCGCGGGCGTGTGGGAGCGTTGGTCGAAGGCCGGGCAGCCGGTCGAATCGTGTACGATCATCACCACCGAGGCCAACGAGTTGGTTTCGCCGATTCACGACCGCATGCCGGTGATCGTGCCGCCGGAGGCCTACGACCTATGGCTTTCGCCCGACACGGCGGAAATCGAGCGATTGCAATCGCTGTTGCGGCCCTATCGCGCCGGCGAGATGACGGCCTATCCGGTCGGCACGCAGGTGAACGGCCCCTCTTACAGCGCCCCCGACTGCATCCGCCCGCAGGCCGCGGCGGCGCCGACGTTGTTCGATGATTGAGGCTATTTTGCCGGCTCGACGTTTCACGTCACCGGCTTCGCGTTCACGATGCGAATGATGTCGTCGGTGATGTCGATCCCCTTGTGGTACAGGATGGCCTTGTTGAGCTGCTTTTGGATGCCCGCCGGATCATTTTCGTCGAGGGGATCGCCGTTAAATCGCATGACGAGCCCGATGCCGCGGGCGTCGGAATACTTTCCCACTTCAGCCATGATTTCCTGGTAGATCTCCAGGTACATGCGCGCCTCGCGTTCGAAAAAGTCTCGCTTCTGTTCGTTCACCTGCACCTGGATCTCCGCCTGGCGTTTGGCCTGCCGCAGCAGATCCGTCCGTTTCTTAAACTCGACATGCACAGTGAATATCCGTGCCAAGTCGAGCAACCCCACCCTCGTTGTCTGCACGAGACCCGAAGCAGCAGGCTCGCTGGCGGCGCGACACCAGAGGTGTTGCCACGGAGCGGACATAGAGATCACGGCGACCAGCACCAATACGAACAGCGTGTTGCGACGCATGCGAAGTTCCTCCTTGAATGACGGGTTACGAGAGAGATTTGGTTAACAAGCAAAGCGGTTACCTATCGAAGGGCCTGAACGGCTTGCGCTCTTCAGGCTTTTCGTCGAGTTCCGAGGCGGCCTTGTCGAAATCGCGCAGTGCCTTGCTGAGTCCGGTCCGATCGCGCAGGCTATCGAACACCCCGGTCTGGTCGGAGGGCGCGGGCTTTGGCTCGGCGACGGCTTGCTGCTGGCTTCGCAGGGTAGTCAAGATCGCATCTATTTCCGGCTGATTCGGGTCGAGCTTGAGCGATTCGGTGAAGTCTGCGATCGCTTCCGCGTCGTGGCCGCGCCGTTGCTGACACATGCCTCGAAGCGTCCAAAGAGGAGCGTTTTTCGGATCGACTTTGATGCCGGCCGTGCAATCGTCGATCGCCAAGTCGAATTCGTTTCGTTGCCAGCGGGCCCACGATCGGCTGATCAACAGAGTGACGCGATGCGGCTTCAGCTTCAGTGCGGCTGTGTAATCGTCGATGGCACGGTCGAACTGACCTGCCTGATCGTAGGCGAACGCACGCGCAGTGAGTGCGTCGACGTTCGTGGGGTCGGCCGCGAGCACCGCCGAAAAGTCCTCGATTGCGGGGCCGACTTCACCCTTGAAATGATGCGCGTAGCCGCGCGCGACATGTGCATAAACAGCGCTCGCATCGAGGCGCAAGGCCTCCGTAGCATCGTCGATCGCCTTGTCGAACTCCTGCTTGGAATTCCAAAGGCCGGCGCGGCCGGATAGCGCATACACGTTTTTGGGATCAAAACGCAGGGCGTTGTCGAAATCGCTTAGGGCTTCATCGGGGCTTGTGTGCAGGCGGAGCCAGCCGCGCTGCGCGTATGCCGCCGCGGTATCGGGCTGTAATCGGAGGAACTCCGTGAGGTCGACGACGGCGTTGGCAAAATCGCCTTTGTGCCACCAGATTTCGGCCCGCGCACCGTAGGCCGCGGCATTGGCGTGATCCAGCGAAATCGCTTGCGTGTAGTCGGTCGCCGCCTCGTCGTACTTTTGTTTCAGATAATGCACGCGGCCGCGATTCATGTAGGTTGTGGCATCGGAGGGATCCAGACGGACCGACTCGTCAAGATCGGCGAGCGCTTCGTCGAGTTCCCCGCGGAGCGCCCGCACTGCGCCCCGCGCCAAAAAGGCCGTGGCCGACTTCGGATTGAGTCGGATCGCTTCCGCCGCCGCGGCGAACGATTCGTCGTACCGCTTCAGATTACCGCAGGCGGCGGCCCGTCCGGCATGGGCATCCGCTTCGCGCGGATTGAGACGAATCGCCTGATCAAAGTCGGCGAGCGCTTTGTCGTACTCTTGCTTGTTGATCCACGCGAAGCCACGTAGACTCCACAGCGTCGCGTCGCCCGGCAACCTGGAAATCGCGCGGTCGAAGTCGGCGATCGCGCGGTCGAAGTCGCGACGGCGAGCAAAGAGGCGCCCGCGCAGCTTCAGGGCGTATGCGTCGCGCGGGTCCGATTCGATCGCCCGATCAAAGTTTGCAAGCGCATCTTCGTCGCGCTGTTGGTCGCGCGCAATCAGTGCGCGCGCGAGGTAGGCCCGGGCGCAGCGTGGGTCGAGGCGCAGGGCCTCGCTCAGGTCGGCCTGGGCCTTGTCGAAGTCGTCTTTCAGCGTCCAAGCCCGAGCGCGAGAAACGTAAGCGAAGGCACTTTCCGCACGCATGATCTCCGCCGTGAAGTGCTCCAGGGCCTGTTCGTCAGTCACCACGTCGGCGGTTTGCAACCAACCGGCCTCGACTTGCAGCCAATCGCCTTCGACCTGCCGGACGTGCCACCAGACGCCCGCGATCAGGAAGTCGATTGCCGGGGCCTGCGCGTCGGGCCTCTCGCGCAACCGGACGTCGGCTGATTTGGCCAGCAACTTACGATCGCGCCATTCGGCGGGCACGACCGGCTCCGACGGCCCAGTGGCCGGCCCCGGCTCGGCCGAGAAGACCGCACAAGAGAAAAAAAGAACCGCTACGACTGCGGACCCTCCGATGCGCCGCTCGTTCATGAGTCGTGCCTCCTTGCGGGATGAATCGGGCGTCAGCTTACCCCGGAACGCGTGGGCTAGGCAATACCGCGCTGACGTCCTACGCCGTGTGCCTCTGATCGGTTTCGACGACAAACAGAGCCGTAGGTCGGCGTTCCCTACAGCAGCCACGGGGTCCGTGATAGAATCAGGGGCATCCTTTATCGGGCGTCGGTCATGTCGATCTCCTCATCCAATCCATCCGCCTCTTTGCCGGGCTCGGCCTACAAATGGCGCGAGCGGCTGCTGATCGCGGCCGCCGTGGCGCTGGTCGGCTGTCGCTTGCTCTCGGTGCGGCACAGCGTGGCCGCGATGGTCGTGGCCACGTTGATCCTGACCGGCGTTTTCACCTGTTTCGTGCGGGGCTCGGCACGGGGCAGACGGTGGGCGTTTTACGCCGCGCTGCCAATCGCTGTTTCGGCCAATGTAGTGGCCTTGGCGGTTGGCGGGCTGCTGCTGTTCCTGGCCGAAAGCGGCCTGCTGGTGCAAAACCGGCTGGGCATGTACGTCGAGTGGAACCGCGCGTTTGTTTGCCTGCCCATCGCCGCGCTGGTCAACCTGCTGGCCTGGGGATGGCCCGCCGCCAATCGCAGGCTGCGGCTGGCGGCATGGTTGGCGAACAGCTTGCTCTTGCTTTACGCCGGCGGGTACTGGAGCGTCCACGAATCCTATGAGCGGTTCGGCGGCGCGCCGCCGTTTGGCGCCGACCTCGTGGCGGCGTTGGCGGCCGTTTCACTGATGGCGCTGGCCTGGGATCCTGCTTGGTCCACCGCCCGACCCGTGCGCGGCGACACCAGCGCCGCGCCGGTCGCTCGCAGCCGGCGCCGGATGGCGTTGGTGCTCCTTGCCGCCACCGCCATCGGCGCGGCGCTGGTCTCACCGTTTCAGACCGTGATCCGCCGCTGCCGCCTGGAGGCCGCGTTGACCTCGCTGGGATGCGAAGTGACCGACCGTACCCGGCGTTCGGCGCCGTTGCGCATTCGCGAGCTAGCACCCTTGCGGCCCTACGTCACCGAAATCGAAGCCGTCTTCATCCCCAAGGACCGTCTGACTGCCGCCAACTGCCAACAGTTCGCCGAGCTTCTCGGCCAGGTGACGATGCTGGACGAAATCGAAGCGGCGTCGGTGCCAAAAGGTTGCGAAACGCTGCTCAGCCGGCTGGGGCCGGGTTCGTTCGTGCAGTATCTGTCGCTCAGCGGCGCGGGAGTACACGACGACGTACTGGCCATTGCCGGCGGCTTTCCGCGACTGCGAACGGCTGCCTTCACCGACGCGACGATTACCGACGCCGGCGTGGCGAAGCTCGCGGGTTCGCCCTGGTTGGAGACGCTGGTGCTACGCAATACGCCCCTCGACGGCTCCGGCCTCGCTGCTCTTACGTCGCTGCCGAGTTTGACGCAACTCGACCTGTCGGGCACGCACGTCGGCGACGACCAGGTCGCCGTTTTGCAGCGGTTTGCTCGGCTGACGGACCTCGATCTGAGCAACACACGCGTGACCGCTGCAGGGGTGCGAAAGCTGCAACAGGCTTTGCCGCAGTGCGAGATCAAGTGGTCGCCTTGATTCGGCCTTTACCTTTTTCGCCGCTTTGCGACAATCTTCACTCCCGGCGGCACGAATCTTATTCTACCAACCAGCGTCTCATGGACGGCCCTTATTCAGGCATCGACGGGTTTTTAGGTACGCGGGCATCGCTGATGCTCGACGTGGTCGTGGTGGCCATGGTGGGCGTGCTCATGCTGCTGGGGCTGAGCATCTACCTGGTGCGATACCGGGCCCGCTATGTTTGGCACAAACGGCTGCAGCTTCTGCTCGTCGCGGCGCTGTTGGTCGTCGTGGCGCTGTTCGAAGCGGACATGCGCATCAACGGCTGGCGTGCAAGGGCCGAAAGCTCGCCCTATTACGACAGCCTGGTCATGCCCGCACTCACGCTGCACCTGACGTTTTCCGTCAGCACCTGCTTGCTCTGGGGCTGGGTGACGGTGGGGGCGCTGCGAAAGTTCGACCGTCCTCCTCAACCGGGCCCGCACAGCTTCAGCCATCGCTGGTGGGGCCGAGTGGCGGCACTCGACATGCTCTGCACGGCGGTCAGCGGCTGGGCCTTTTATTGGCTGGCCTTTGCGGCGACGGCGGTGCGCTGACCGCGGCCCGAAAACGTCCGCCGCTTTCATACCACCCCTGCCGCGTAAACCGGCAGCGGTGTACGTCGAGCAAGAAGCTGAGAGCGCGGCCGTCGCCTTTCTCCAACGACACCACCACCAGCCGGTTCGTCAGCGGTTGGGGGTGGAAGAATCCAAGGCCGCGCTCGGAAAGGTGTTTGCCCACGACCGTGATCGGCGGCCCCGACGTCGTCTCGCCGTCGGACTCCATCGGCCACAGCGTGATCAACCGAGGGTAAGGATAGCGCTGCTCCTGGCGGCGCTCGACGAACCGGCCGCCAGGGTAGATCGCGCCCAAAACCTTCCAGACCTGCGAGCGCACAAGGTCGTCGCCGGTTTGGAGTTGCAGTTCAAATGCAGGGAATACGTCCGGCTCGCAAGCAAGCGCAGTCATAATGTCGAATCACAGATGTAGTGAAGGCTGAAACAGCCGGTGACGTGTGGCCGCACCAGGAGGATGGGCTTCCTGGCCCGTCTTCATTCCAGACGGC
Proteins encoded:
- a CDS encoding SOS response-associated peptidase, with protein sequence MCGRFTLRSSMADVAQAFGVTPEAAAPPLFNIAPTQTVAAVRAGTGGERELCQLRWGLIPSWADDAAIGSRLINARAETVATKPAFRQAFKSRRCLVVADGFYEWQKTGRRKQPFYIRLKDDRPFGFAGVWERWSKAGQPVESCTIITTEANELVSPIHDRMPVIVPPEAYDLWLSPDTAEIERLQSLLRPYRAGEMTAYPVGTQVNGPSYSAPDCIRPQAAAAPTLFDD
- a CDS encoding tetratricopeptide repeat protein, with protein sequence MNERRIGGSAVVAVLFFSCAVFSAEPGPATGPSEPVVPAEWRDRKLLAKSADVRLRERPDAQAPAIDFLIAGVWWHVRQVEGDWLQVEAGWLQTADVVTDEQALEHFTAEIMRAESAFAYVSRARAWTLKDDFDKAQADLSEALRLDPRCARAYLARALIARDQQRDEDALANFDRAIESDPRDAYALKLRGRLFARRRDFDRAIADFDRAISRLPGDATLWSLRGFAWINKQEYDKALADFDQAIRLNPREADAHAGRAAACGNLKRYDESFAAAAEAIRLNPKSATAFLARGAVRALRGELDEALADLDESVRLDPSDATTYMNRGRVHYLKQKYDEAATDYTQAISLDHANAAAYGARAEIWWHKGDFANAVVDLTEFLRLQPDTAAAYAQRGWLRLHTSPDEALSDFDNALRFDPKNVYALSGRAGLWNSKQEFDKAIDDATEALRLDASAVYAHVARGYAHHFKGEVGPAIEDFSAVLAADPTNVDALTARAFAYDQAGQFDRAIDDYTAALKLKPHRVTLLISRSWARWQRNEFDLAIDDCTAGIKVDPKNAPLWTLRGMCQQRRGHDAEAIADFTESLKLDPNQPEIDAILTTLRSQQQAVAEPKPAPSDQTGVFDSLRDRTGLSKALRDFDKAASELDEKPEERKPFRPFDR
- a CDS encoding DUF420 domain-containing protein, translated to MDGPYSGIDGFLGTRASLMLDVVVVAMVGVLMLLGLSIYLVRYRARYVWHKRLQLLLVAALLVVVALFEADMRINGWRARAESSPYYDSLVMPALTLHLTFSVSTCLLWGWVTVGALRKFDRPPQPGPHSFSHRWWGRVAALDMLCTAVSGWAFYWLAFAATAVR